The following nucleotide sequence is from Lathamus discolor isolate bLatDis1 chromosome Z, bLatDis1.hap1, whole genome shotgun sequence.
GCGGCGGAACGGCGGCGGCTCGCGGCGGCGCAGAGGCCGCGCTGGGCTCAGCCGCGGAGCTGCCGCTGCTGAAACTACCGCCGGCCGCCGacctggagcagctgctgaTCCAGGGGGGTGCGGGGCTGGGCACTGGCAGCCCGGGGCCGGCGGCGCCCGGCGCGAGCAGCGGCGGGGCAGCGGGGCCGTTTCTCTACCGGCAGCCGGTGACGCAGGAGCAGGAAGGTTTCGCCGACGGTTTCGTCAAGGCCCTGGCCGACCTGCACAAGCAAAACCAGCTCCTggcggggccgccgccgccactTTCCACGCCGGGACCCTGCTGCACCTCTCGCTCGGGGCCCccgggagccgccgccgccgacCCGCCGGCCGTCTACACCAACTTGAGCGGCTTCAACCCCGCGGGGCCGCTGAGCCCTTCGGGCAGCGCCTACTCCGCCGCCTCCGCcccgccgccggggccgccaCCGGGGCCGCCGGGCCTGGCCTTCGGGTCGGCGGGTCTGGGGACCGCTCGGCTGCAGCCCGCGCGGTCCCTGGAGGAGCCGCAGACGGTGCCCGAGGTGCCGCCGTCGGCGGGCGTGGAGGGCGGCAGCAGCGCGCCGACGCCGCCGTCGCTGTCGCCGCTGGACGCGGAGAGCCAGGAGCGGCTGAAGGCGGAGCGCAAGCGGCTGCGGAACCGCATCGCCGCCTCCAAGTGCCGCCGGCGGAAGCTAGAGCGCATCGCCCGGCTGGAGGAGAAGGTGAAGGCGCTTAAGGGGCAGAACGCCGAGCTGGCTGCCACCGCCAACCTCCTCCGCGCCCAGGTCACCCAGCTGCAGGGCCGCGTCCGCAGCCACCTCTCCTCCGGCTGCCACATCAACGCCGCCGGCCATCCTCCACCCGCCACCGCCCAGCGGGAGGCGCCCCCCGAGGCAGTCGCCCCGCCGGAGACTAGCGCCTGCTAAGGGGGGGACCCCGCTGATGGGGGGACCCAGCCACCGCCACCGACCGGACCCGGGATCGGGCTGGGAACCGTCCTCGCCCGCCGCCCGGGCGGCGCGGGGGCTCCGCGGGGCTCGCCCGCCACCGCTCTCCTGTTGTTGTTGTCgtcattattgttattattaattattactatttatttGCGCCCGGAGAAGGCGTTTGCAGGAGCCGGGTGTTGCTAAGCGTTTCCTGAGGACTGTCGGTGTTGCTCTCGGGAGCGAGGGTCTTCGTGGGTGGTTCTGGGGCAGGTGGTTGGCTGTTCTTTTTCAGTGAAGTACGTGAGGTCTGCAGAGATTTCGGAAATTAAGGAAATTCCTGTTTACAGAAAGATTCAACTTTATTTTAATGGGGGATATAAAAAGTGTGTTTCCTAATACACCTTTACTGAACTGTATAGCAATGGATAAGCttttcaaacttaaaaaaaaaaaaaaaaagccagaatcGTACCCTTTTGAGAAGATGtgcgtgtatatatatatatatttaaaacatgaTACGGCTATGTATATTTTCTTGGTATTGATAAagaacttttttaaaaatactgtctttCTCTAGAGCTTTAATTTGCCATTGAGAGTTAAGACAACTGTGTGGGTGCTCTTGCACTTACATGGCTTCGGTTTTAAAATCAAAGCCTGGAGGGTGATGATTTTTGTTGTAAAATCTTAAGCAGAATGAAATGCATTGCTGACTCAGTCATTTGAAGATACTTTTCTAAACCGTACGCTCCATTTTTCTTGTGCAAGTGCAACCTTGGGGCATTGATAGTTACTTACTGAAACTTGAACACTTTTGGACATTGCCTAGACCTTATTTTTCTAGATATGTTAGTAAGAAAAACGTTACTTGGGTAAGAAgagctttactttttttttccttcactgtgtACATTCCAGTGGTGTTTGCTCTTTACATAGTATAGTAACAGTTCAGTGCTATACAGAAAAGGGCTTAGGTTTGGGGTGGGTTAGCTGTAAAGGTGGCAATTCCGTTGTATTCTGTTTGaataaatcacagaaatatTATGGAaaagtagatttattttttagtagAAATCTGTGTATCTTGCTTCTTGATCTGCTTTGTTCTGAAGAAACTTTCTGCAATACTCTAGATACAGAACAAGTCAACACTAGAGtgtgaaaagcttttctgtttggaaaaacttggtgtgatttatttctttgtcaAGATTTTACCAGTAGAAGAGTAAAGCAAATGAACTATTTCCTCCGATTAGACATAATCCTCAACAACTTTTTGAAAGCTTTAGATCCCTTGCTCGGTGTTGCTGCCTACCTTGCTTCTGCCACACCTGTGTATTTTGAGCATAGCCACTATTGCAGCGCTGCTGAGCCCTGTGGCATGGTGCAGTGGGAAGGGTCTGTCAGAATGTGATGGTCACCCCACCAGAAGCCCCCCTGATGCAGGGGCTGGCTGCGGCTGGGGCATGGCAGGGCTTATCCTGAGCAGATCCAGCTGCAGAGTGGGGCCCGCTCCCTCCTTGGAAACTGTGCCAAATGATCTGCTTGAACTCAGAGGCATGACTTAAATGGGGATAATGTGTCTGTGCCAGCTGGTGAAAACGGGGGATTGTACGAGGAGCCAAGGGGCATAGGCATTTTTATGTGTATGAGCCATTGCTCAGACCTGTTAAAGCCACTCAGGAGCTGTTAAACATCTCTTGCTTCTTCTGAAGGATACACTTGATGCTTTGAAATTCAAGAGGGTCAGGATAGACtcacagtttttctttcttctattgGGGATATGTGAGTGCTATCTGTTCAGAAGGTTGAGCTGCAGCAGTCAAGTGTGTGAGCTTTTAGTGCGTAGTCATTCCTGGCACACGCATTAAATGACATGACAATGCGTAGTAATTGTGTTATTGTAGCTGAGATGCTCCGAGGATATTTCATTACTTAACGCATATGCAAATTAGGTAGAAGCCATATTAATCATTGTATAACTGTTTAATCATGTCACCAGAGCCTTTTTCAGTGGTTGAAATGATTGCCTGTAACAATACCTTCTGCTGTTAGAAATACTAAtgaacagataaaaaaaaaaatattttgatcttAACCAGGTTTAAAGACTTCTTAAAGGCATTCTGAACCAGACAGCATACAGTCTGTAGCACTGCCTGTTACATAATAACTGGGTGAAAAAGAACTGGTTTTTTACTGTGTGGCAGGCACCGACCTATCTGCTAAAATGCTGTGAGACTGGAGAAACCGATAgagacttccctccctccacccctTAACACACTTTCACTAGTGAGAAGAGGTAGCGTTGCCTGGTAGATACATTGGTTTGATGCACTCAGCTTTACTGTATGTGTAATGagatgagggtttttttaaggaaaacttgAAAAATTCTTAAAGATCACATGCTGTTTCAGTTCTTGTATTTGCAAATGAGCATAGGTCTAGGTAAAGATCTTGCAGTAGGAGACAGGGCAGTGATAACCGCAGCTGTGCAGAACTTGTTTTTTACTTGTTCTTTTACTGTTTCTGGTCAGAGTAAATTAGCAATGTCCAAGGAGAAGTGGGGGATCCATAGGATATAGGAAATTACTGCAGTCCCACTTCCCAGCCAATGAGCAATAACCTGGCAGCATTATAATAAGCTCCCCTTTTTCAGCATGGTAGTGTTAAGGCTGGAAACCACCACATTACCTGTCTCCCATTCGAACTTTCTCCAAGAGCCATACTGCATCGAGCCTCTCAAAGATCTCATGTGGTAACTTCTCTGATAGCCTGCTGTATGTTCTGACTGACATCTCTTAAGTGGTAGAAGTGCTGAGAGTGCCCTGATGAGTGACTAGAGGTTAATTGTGAGGCTGGCGGCTCCAGCTCTCTGTGAGAGGCTACTATTCTGGTAGCAGAGCTGTCCAAAGAAATGCGTTTTTTGTAGAGTGACAGGTTATCTTCGTAAACGCCTTTATCTAGCTGGTATTTATTATTAGAATCTAACACTGATGTGACCAAAATCTGAGaatggggggtggggtgggttttttttttcccttattagTTCTGCTAGAGGTCACTTCATCTGTAGCAAGAGATATGAGTGGATAGCCTGAGCACCAGTCTGAACAAATACAAAGCTTGGGAGTGCTTGCCTGCTGCAGCCATTAGGCTTGGTTGTTACTGGCTTCTAAGATGTATCAGTACTCATTTTACCCCTGCACTGTTCCTAAATCTTTAAATATGGCTTCTTTATTTTatcctgccttttttcttcagtttgctgCAGCATTTTCCACATCCATTTCTTTTAGGTTTTGATTTTCTTACTAAAACATTGGTCACTGTGAGATGCTAAAAGATAGATTCTGAGTAAAACTTTTCCAGGCTGTTCATATGATTTGCATCAATGTAGCTCCTTTTCAGTAACTGCAGGCAAGTTGTCTGTATGTCACTactaaaaaaacacccaacccccccacccaaaaaaaagcccacaaaaaaaaaaaaaaccctgcaagcagaacaccaaa
It contains:
- the LOC136004888 gene encoding transcription factor JunD-like; translation: MSGGRSGRSAVKMEAPFYPEEGLELLPDFVPLPGFGTAGGPAADAAAGQKLLLGAGKKRDLAAASPAPLPGPFALRPPAGARSSAAALRLLPPPPPAAAAPPPPAGSAEPAGGGTAAARGGAEAALGSAAELPLLKLPPAADLEQLLIQGGAGLGTGSPGPAAPGASSGGAAGPFLYRQPVTQEQEGFADGFVKALADLHKQNQLLAGPPPPLSTPGPCCTSRSGPPGAAAADPPAVYTNLSGFNPAGPLSPSGSAYSAASAPPPGPPPGPPGLAFGSAGLGTARLQPARSLEEPQTVPEVPPSAGVEGGSSAPTPPSLSPLDAESQERLKAERKRLRNRIAASKCRRRKLERIARLEEKVKALKGQNAELAATANLLRAQVTQLQGRVRSHLSSGCHINAAGHPPPATAQREAPPEAVAPPETSAC